ggaatGGGTGGGGGATGGGCGGGTGGGGGAGGAGTTTCCCCCCTTGAGTCCATTCCGGGCGGGGTCAGGAGCGGTGGGGGTGGAGCAGGACGGGGAGTGGGGGCGGGGCAAGATCGGGGggcggggcaggagcggggGCGGGGCTCCCTGGCCCCTCCCCCTATACGCGCGTGGTGGAGTGGGGGTGGGGCAGGGCGCTGTTGTGGCCCGGGGGGGGGAAGGGCGCCCCGAAGGGGTGCAGGGCCGGGAGCCCCCCCGGCACCATGGTGATGGTGGTGGGGGGCGGGGGCAGCAGCGAGGGGGGCGGGGCGGCGCTGGAGGGGGGCGGGGCGTGGGCGGCGTGGGGGAGGGGCACGTCCTCGGGGGCCCTGCGCAGGGCCAGCGTGTAATCGGGGGGGCCCGAGGGGGGCACCTCGGGGGGCTcccctccccccagccccacccccatccccccccacccccatcATCATGCCCACCCCTCCCCCCACCGCCGgcagcttcagctgcagctgcaccagctcctcctccgccccgcccccgccgtGGTGACCCCCCAGCAGGTCATTGGTGGCCACCACGCGGCCCGACGATGACGTGGGCGCCGTGGGCGGGCTCAGCCGCCGAGGCCCCACCCCCAACCCCCCCCGCAGCCCCTCTCCCACGGGGCGCTTGTCCCGCTTGTAGTAGAGCGCGGCGAAGGCCAGGATgttgaggaagaggagggaggcgCCCACGGCCACGGTGACGCTGAGCTCCGTGGAGTAGTCCCGCGAGTCTCCGGGGAAGGGCGCGAAACGCCGGCGCCCGTCGCCGTCATCGTCGTCATCCTCGCCGCCGCCAAATCCGCCGTTCTGCACGGGCGTGGTGGGCGAGGGGCGGCGCGTgggcggggggcggcgcggggggcggcggcaGGCGCGTGGTGGTGGACGAGGGCGGCAGCTGGTGCAGGTTGTGCAGGTGCGGCACCAGCTCCAGCCAGAACGCCACCTTGTTGGCGCGGTAGTGGTCGCGCACGCGCGGCTTGAGGCCGATGTGCAGGTAGCGCTTGTCCTTGCCGTCGAAGCGCGTCCACACCACCTCCTCGAAGCGGTTGGGCTTGGTGTGGATGAACTTGGTGTCCTGCGGCACCGGCTGGTTTGGGTCCCTGCGGGCAGAGTGACCGATTGACCAGCCGGCCAACTGAGCACATAGCCAGGTGACCAATCAATGACTGACGCATTGATCAATCGCCCAACTGATcacccaaccaaccaacagaTCACCCAACTGACTGAGTGACCAACTGACCGACCGATGACTGAGCAAGCACCCAAGGAATCAATCAACAACCAACTGATCACTCAACCCCTCAACGGTTCATCCAACCACTCAACTGATCACTCACCCAACCAACCATTCAACCAGCCAACTGACCACTCAACCAAGAGATCACCCAGCCACCCAACTGATCGTTCAACCACCCAACGACCCAACTGATCACCCAACTATTCAACTGACTACTCAACTCTTCATCCAACTGACCACTCACCCAATCAACCATTCAACCACCCACTGACCACTCAACCACCCAACTGACCACCCAACTGACCACTCAACCACTCAACTCCTCATCCAACTGACCAGTCACACCACCAATCATTCAACCACCTATCTAACCACCCAACTGACCACTCAATCATCCAACTGACCACCCAAAAACCCAACTGACCACTCAACCACCCAACTGGCCCAACCATTGCCCAACCCTTCACGAACCGTTGCCCCACCCACCCTGTCTTGGCAAAGTTGGTCCAGTAGGTCATCACCACGGCGCTGAGCATGACGTCGTTCTTGGAGAAGTTGCATGGGAAGAGGTCGGTGgctcccaccatgggcaccccaAACACGTAGGGGATCTCGTCGCCGTGCGCCGCATCCGCCCACTCGGGCCGCGCGTCCGTCTGGCAGTGGTGATAGAAGGTGTAGAAGTACACGGGCGACTGGTACTCGGCGTGCAGCTTGGCCGTGGCCACCGCCGGTGCCACCCACTGGTGGTCGGTGAAGAGCGCCAGCAGCGTCTTCCTCCTCATCTCGCCGTTGTCGCGGTCCGCCCAGTCTGTGTACATGAACTTGATGGTCTCCCTCAGGATGTCCTTGCCCTCGGGGTACCCGTAGAGGTTGTCCACG
The genomic region above belongs to Ammospiza caudacuta isolate bAmmCau1 chromosome 36, bAmmCau1.pri, whole genome shotgun sequence and contains:
- the LOC131570590 gene encoding LOW QUALITY PROTEIN: neuroligin-2-like (The sequence of the model RefSeq protein was modified relative to this genomic sequence to represent the inferred CDS: inserted 2 bases in 1 codon) yields the protein MLPLWLSDNLEAAGAYVAAQSEDCLYLNLYVPTEDGLLGKKREDGAAGGPPPDSDIRDSGKKPVMLFLHGGSYMEGTGNMFDGSVLAAYGNVIVVTMNYRLGVLGFLSTGDQAAKGNYGLLDQIQALRWLHENVGHFGGDPQRITIFGSGAGAACVSLLILSHHSEGLFQKAIAQSGTAIASWSVNYQPLKYTRLLAAKVGCERADTGAAVECLRRQPFRALVDQDVQPARYHVAFGPVVDGDVVPDDPEILMQQGEFLNYDILIGVNQGEGLKFVEDSLESEDGISASYFDFTVSNFVDNLYGYPEGKDILRETIKFMYTDWADRDNGEMRRKTLLALFTDHQWVAPAVATAKLHAEYQSPVYFYTFYHHCQTDARPEWADAAHGDEIPYVFGVPMVGATDLFPCNFSKNDVMLSAVVMTYWTNFAKTGDPNQPVPQDTKFIHTKPNRFEEVVWTRFDGKDKRYLHIGLKPRVRDHYRANKVAFWLELVPHLHNLHQLPPSSTTTRLPPXPPRRPPPTRRPSPTTPVQNGGFGGGEDDDDDGDGRRRFAPFPGDSRDYSTELSVTVAVGASLLFLNILAFAALYYKRDKRPVGEGLRGGLGVGPRRLSPPTAPTSSSGRVVATNDLLGGHHGGGGAEEELVQLQLKLPAVGGGGVGLGGGEPPEVPPSGPPDYTLALRRAPEDVPLPHAAHAPPPSSAAPPPSLLPPPPTTITMVPGGLPALHPFGAPFPPPGHNSALPHPHSTTRV